The genome window CGTACTTCGACTTACCGTCGCGGATGGATTGAATATACGACTGTTTGTTGTCCGTATTTCCGTTCGAGTGCGTGTAGACCAGATCATTGCCAAGCACCTGATCGAGTACGGCGTAATCTTTGCTGATCTGCGCTTCAAACCGTTGCTTTTCCGCAGCAATAACCGCATCCACGGTGGCCGCTTTCTCGTCGGCCGAATGGGCCATGGTCGACGTGGGGGCGGCCGCCGTGGATACGGCCGCCGTGGACACGGATGGGACGGGTACGGCTGACTGGGCATGTACCGAATAAACAGAAAGAAGAAGGGCCAGGGTAAGGATGTTTTTCATAATCTCAAAAGAAATGATGAATCGATTCCTACCGTTTGCCAGTTGGTAGAACGAGCTTACTTCGCCTGCATTTGCAGGATGGCCTGATAGA of Spirosoma agri contains these proteins:
- a CDS encoding nuclear transport factor 2 family protein; its protein translation is MKNILTLALLLSVYSVHAQSAVPVPSVSTAAVSTAAAPTSTMAHSADEKAATVDAVIAAEKQRFEAQISKDYAVLDQVLGNDLVYTHSNGNTDNKQSYIQSIRDGKSKYDAIDVEEQKVRIYGNTAIINGMCMIKAMSNGETINTHLKYTDVYVRKGKQWQMVAWQSIRLAN